The genomic stretch GCGACCTGATCCCCCGGAAACTGGGGTGGTCTGCTGTACGTATACACTTTAAACTGATGGCAGGAAGAGGTTATACTCCTGGGTCGGCAGGCGATTCCAGCAAGGGGAAAGCGGTGATGACCGAAGACGAACGCCATGCTTATAGCCGTGTCGAGGAAGAACTGATGCCCGGCGAAGAACTCCTGTGGGTCGGACGGCCAGCCTCCCGCTGGCGTGGCCCCGCTGGCGGCGCTGGCTGGCTGTCCATCACTGCAGTGATCGGATTCCTGGTTGCGCTGGGGATCATACTGGGGTTCTTCCCGCTAGCGCGGGGGATGGCCATGGCCCCGACCATGTTCTTCTCGCCAATGTGGATGCCGATGATCCTGATCTTCCTGCTGATGCTGGTGATGGTCGCCGTCAACCCGCTCAGCAGGATGCTGAACACCCTGCGCACCACCTATGCCATCACCAACCGCCGCATTCTGATCCTGGACGGCATCCTGGCCACCAAAGTCACCTCGTACGGTCCTGACGATATCGAGCGTATTGAACGGCGCAGCTACAGCGGTGGCCGGGGCGATATCATCTTCCGCTACGAACCGCGGGCGTACCGGGCCCGCCGTGGCAACTGGTGGCAGACGCAGTATACCAGCGAACCGATCGGCTTCTTTGGCATCCCGGACGTTCGTGATGTCGAGCGCCTGCTGATCGAAACATTCATGACCAACGGCGAAGTCTATGCCAAACCCAAGCGCAAGCATGACGCCCTTGACGACCTGACCGACCCCCTCTACAACGAAGGCGAAGTCGACCTGAGCGACCTGCTCCCGGCACAGGACCCCGACGAACTGGTCGACTCCTCCAGGGAATGAAGCGCCACTGCCCCGCTAACCAGCCACAGCAGGGGGAAAAGCGGTTATAATTCCAGCAGACCAAGTCGCCAGTAACCGGCACTGGCTCAAAAAGACAAACCGCATTACACTGGTGGCAATAGGCTGTTTGCGTCACCGGGATATCCTGCGCCCCACATGGCACTGGCTGGAGTCGGATACGTATGAATACCGTATGGCCCCTCCCCCGCATCTCGTTTCGGGAGCTTGCAACAGTCACCGAGACGCGTCCTGCTGCGCTGCTGACCAGCAAAGGCGTCTGGGCGATGGTCAGCCCGTTGCTCAACCTGCCTGTGGTCATCCAGGCAGAGCCAACCAGCGTCAACCGGGCTTACCTGGAGAATCTCGCCAAAGGCTTGCCACAAGAGGTGGAAGTGGTCTATGGCGTCGGCGGCGGGCGGGCCATGGATGCCGCTAAGTTCATCGGCTGGTGGAATCGCAAGCCGGTCATCCTGATCCCGACTGCCCTGCCCGGCGACGTGATGTTCACCTGGGTAGCCCGTGTCCGCGATGGAGGCGGAGTCGTCGACATCGAAACCGGCGTGGCGCGGGAATGCATCATCGACTGGGAAGTGATCCGGGCGGCGCCGCCGCATCTGCGCGGTGGGGGCATCGTCGATGTCCTGAGCATTGTCACCGGCTTGCTGGACTGGCGCTATGCAGCGGAACGCAACCGCAACAGCCCGGCCCAGCGCTTTGTCCCCTGGGCAGCGGGCATCGCCGCCGCCATCGCTCAGCAAGCCTTCCGTATCGCTGAGGGCATCGGGCGGGGTGAGGTCGAATCTCTCAAACTGTTGCTGGACTTCCTGGGGCTGGAAGTGCAACTCTGCAACCAGCTTGGCCATTCGCGCCCTGAAGAAGGCGGTGAACACTACTTCGCCTATGCAATCGAAAACTACATGCCACGCCGCACCCCGCATAGCGACATGGTCGGGCCGGGTATCCTGTTCGCTGCGGCGTTGCACGGCCAGGATGTCAAGCCCCTGCGGGATGCCCTGCTGGCCGCCGGTCTCCGCCTGGATCGTCTCAACCCGCAGGTGGTCCGCCAGGTCGTGCAGACCCTGCCGGAGTATGTGGTCACCCATAACCTGCCCTATGGCATCCTGAACGACATCGACCCCGCTTCTGAGAAGGTAACCAAGGCGCTGATCGCCAGCGGCCTTGAAGTCGAACCTGCCTGAACTATACGAGCCGGCAGCAGCCGGCTCTTTTTTCGGCTCGCTGACGCGCCATCCGGCTGGCAACAAACCCTGCGCCATGTTACAAACAACGCAGGCGCGACGAGCAGGTAGAAATCGGCATGACCAACGGCGAGCGGCATATCCTGTTTGTAGATGATGATCCTTCTATGCAGAAGATCATCCGCCACCTGCTGGAATCGCGGGGGGTGCAGGTGACCACCGCTGATGACGGCCGTATGGCCCTGGAGATCATGCAGGCCGGGCTGGTGCCGGACGTCATCATCGCCGACCTGGAAATGCCGGGCATGAACGGCCTGGAACTCTTCCGCGCTATACGCGCCAATGACACCTGGATCGCTATCCCTTTTATCGTACTCACTGCCCACGATGAAAAGCCGGTAATGCGCCAGGCCCTGCGGCTGGGCGTCGATGACTTCCTGACCAAACCGGTCGATGGCGAACGCTTATTGCTGACGATTTACAGCAAGGCCAAACGCGCCCAGGAGCTAACCGGCTATACGGAATCCGTCCACCGCAAGCTGGAATACACCCAGCGCGATATAGCCCGTATGTTCACCCATGAATTGCGGACGCCGCTGGTTTCGCTGAACATGGCGCTCGAGTTGTTGCGCCGCGGCGGTAATAGCCTGAGCAGCGAAGAGGTCCACGAACAACTGGAGACCCTTCAGTCAGGCGTTACCCGGCTGAACCGGCTGGTAGAGCAGATGGTCCTGCTCATCCAGTTGGACACCGGCGAACTGCAGAAACTGATCCAGAGCGCGGGAACCCCCGGAATCCTGTGGGAGGCTGTGCAGGCGGCCACCAATCAGGCGCGCGCGTTCTCACATCACCGGCGCGATGTCGAAGTCGTCTATAACGACGGCGGCGTCACCGGCGAGATCAGGGCTGAGTGGCGCACGCTGCGCCACGCCCTGGCCGAACTGCTTTCCAATGCGATGGCCTTCTCCCCGCCCGGCGAGCCAGTCCTGGTCACCCAATGGCGGGATAGTCGCTCGATTGCGATCAGCATTGTCGATCACGGCCCTGGCATCCCGCCAGAGATGCAGGGCGATCTCTTCCGGCGCTTCAAACAACTGGAGCGCGAGAAACACGAACAGCAGGGCATCGGCATCGGCCTCTACCTGGCACGCAATATCATCGAAGCCACCGGCGGCGAACTGATCCTGATCTCCGACACCGGCCAGGGTACATCCGTGATTGTGCGCTTCCCGCTGCTCTCCTGATCCGGCGGGGTTACCGCCGGGCAGCAGTTCCTACTCCGTGATGCAGGGGTTTTCCAGCCGCCCGATCCGCTCGATTTCGACCACGATCACATCGCCGTTCTGCAGGAAGATCGGCGGTTTGCGGAAGACGCCCACCCCATCCGGCGTGCCGGTCAGGATGATATCCCCCGGTTCCAGGGTGAACGCCGCCGAGGCAAAGGCGATCAGGTGAGCTACAGAGAAGATCATTTCTCCCGTGTGGCTGTCCTGCATCACCCGACCGTTAAGTGTGGTGCGGATCGCCAGCCGCTGCGGATCGGGGATATCAGCAGCGGTTGTCACCGCCGGCCCCAGCGGGCAGAAGGTATCCAGGCTCTTGCCACGCACCCATTGTTTATCGCCGTACTGCAGGTCGCGGGCGGTGACATCATTGGCAGCCGTGTAGCCAAAGACATAGCTCAGCGCCTCAGATTCAGGCACGCGGCGGGCCATCCGCCCGATCACAACTGCCAGTTCGGCCTCAAAATCGACCTGGCTGGTCAGCGCCGGTGACCAACGGATCGGGTCACCGGGATTGTTGATCGCGGTAGTGAACTTGGTGAAGATGATCGGCCATTCCGGTGCGGGCTTGTTCTGTTCCCGGCAATGATCCCAGTAATTCTGACCGATGGCGACGATCTTGCCGGGCCGCTCCACCGGACTGAGCAGCCGCGCCCCGGCCAGCGGGATGGTAGCCACGCGGTCCGGCTGGCGTCCCGCCAGCACTTCAGACCAGCTCAGGGAGGTCAAGGCAATCCGGTCGCCATCCACGACACCGAATACCGGCTTGCCATCGTGCATCACCCGTACCCACTGCATTGGATATTCTCTCCTTGGGGATTGGCGGCTCACGCCTCTATAATATACCCCGCACCAGGAGAACGGGAGCACGTATGTCCACCCTGCCCAGAATCGTAATCTACACAGACGGAGGTTGTTCGCCGAACCCCGGCCCCGGCGGCTGGGGCGCAGTTCTGGTGCACCCTGACAGGACGTTGGAGCTATCCGGCGGCGACCCGGAAACCACCAACAACCGCATGGAGTTGACCGCCGCTGTGGAGGCGCTCCGGGCGCTCAAGCGCCCCTGCGCCATTGACTTCTACACCGACTCCGAGTACCTGCGCAAAGGCATCACCGAATGGATCGATCGCTGGGCGGCTAACGGCTGGCGTTCCGCCTCCGGTGGCAAGGGCCACCCAATCGCCAACAGCGATCTCTGGCAGGCCCTCCACCGGCTGGCGCGGCAGCATGAAATCACCTGGCACTGGATCAAAGGCCACCAGGGCGATCCCCATAACGAGCGGGCTGACGCCCTGGCCAGCGCCGCGATCCCCCGCCCACAACTGGCGGTTGATCCAGCCGCTACGGCGGTATATCTGCGCGTTTCCGGTACCCAGCCACGCGGGCCGCACGGAGCTGCCGCGGCTATTGTCCGCGATGGGGATACGAGCGTCTTTCAGTATAGCCAGCCAGACGCCACAACCAATGGCTTCACGCTCCAGGCAGTTCTTGCCCTGCTGCAACAACTTCCTGCTGGCGAGCCACTCCGCTTCTATACCAACAACAGTTATCTGCACGATGGCATCACCCGCTGGGTGGAAGGCTGGCGCAACACCGGCTGGGCCAGGCCGCAGAAGTTCCGGACCGAATGGCAGGCGCTTGACCGCCTCAACCGGAGCCGCCGGATCACCTGGGTTCGCTTTGACAGCGATAGTGAGCCGGAGGTCTTCCAGATACTCCGTACGGCGGCGGAGGAAGCCCGACGCCAGGCCGCCGGCGCCTCGTCACCGGAGAGCTAGGACCGCGCAGCGACACGTCTGCACAACGGCGGTGTTCTAGTTGTGGGAGGGTCAGCCTGTTACCGGCCCTTAAACCGGCTGGCGACAGCAAGCTGATAGCACTCCCGCCGGACTGGCGGTATGATCATCTGTAGCAACACGCTGGCATGCAACAGGAATCACAGTCGCAAACGTATCGTAACCAGAGCTGATCCAGTACCGTCATCGATGACCTGAGGCCTAAAGCGAGAAAGCGACACCTGAACATGAAGCGAGTCATCTTTTTAATGTCAGACACAGGCGGCGGGCATCGCGCCGCCGGGCGGGCGATTGAAGCAGCGCTACAGATCCGTTACCCCGACCAGTTCGAGACCCACTACGTTGATGTCTTCCGCGAATACACCCCCGCCCCGATGAAATATGCGCCGGAAATCTACCCCAAATGGGTTAAGCACAGCATCAAGACTTACGGCTGGTACTTTCAGTTCTTTGACCAGCTGATGCAACTCCCCCTCACCCGCAGCACATTACCCATGCTGATCGCCGAAGATGCGGTCAGGAAGCTGCTGTCAGACTACGATCCCGATATTCTGATCGTGCTGCATGGCGCGTTCTCTCGCTTTGTGGTGGGGGCGCGCAACCGGTTGCGGTTCAACATCCCGATCATGACCGTGATCACCGATCTGGCCCGCCCGCATGTCGCCTGGTACCATCCCGGCGTGGATC from Anaerolineae bacterium encodes the following:
- a CDS encoding fumarylacetoacetate hydrolase family protein — translated: MQWVRVMHDGKPVFGVVDGDRIALTSLSWSEVLAGRQPDRVATIPLAGARLLSPVERPGKIVAIGQNYWDHCREQNKPAPEWPIIFTKFTTAINNPGDPIRWSPALTSQVDFEAELAVVIGRMARRVPESEALSYVFGYTAANDVTARDLQYGDKQWVRGKSLDTFCPLGPAVTTAADIPDPQRLAIRTTLNGRVMQDSHTGEMIFSVAHLIAFASAAFTLEPGDIILTGTPDGVGVFRKPPIFLQNGDVIVVEIERIGRLENPCITE
- the rnhA gene encoding ribonuclease HI — protein: MSTLPRIVIYTDGGCSPNPGPGGWGAVLVHPDRTLELSGGDPETTNNRMELTAAVEALRALKRPCAIDFYTDSEYLRKGITEWIDRWAANGWRSASGGKGHPIANSDLWQALHRLARQHEITWHWIKGHQGDPHNERADALASAAIPRPQLAVDPAATAVYLRVSGTQPRGPHGAAAAIVRDGDTSVFQYSQPDATTNGFTLQAVLALLQQLPAGEPLRFYTNNSYLHDGITRWVEGWRNTGWARPQKFRTEWQALDRLNRSRRITWVRFDSDSEPEVFQILRTAAEEARRQAAGASSPES
- a CDS encoding iron-containing alcohol dehydrogenase, with product MNTVWPLPRISFRELATVTETRPAALLTSKGVWAMVSPLLNLPVVIQAEPTSVNRAYLENLAKGLPQEVEVVYGVGGGRAMDAAKFIGWWNRKPVILIPTALPGDVMFTWVARVRDGGGVVDIETGVARECIIDWEVIRAAPPHLRGGGIVDVLSIVTGLLDWRYAAERNRNSPAQRFVPWAAGIAAAIAQQAFRIAEGIGRGEVESLKLLLDFLGLEVQLCNQLGHSRPEEGGEHYFAYAIENYMPRRTPHSDMVGPGILFAAALHGQDVKPLRDALLAAGLRLDRLNPQVVRQVVQTLPEYVVTHNLPYGILNDIDPASEKVTKALIASGLEVEPA
- a CDS encoding hybrid sensor histidine kinase/response regulator, which codes for MTNGERHILFVDDDPSMQKIIRHLLESRGVQVTTADDGRMALEIMQAGLVPDVIIADLEMPGMNGLELFRAIRANDTWIAIPFIVLTAHDEKPVMRQALRLGVDDFLTKPVDGERLLLTIYSKAKRAQELTGYTESVHRKLEYTQRDIARMFTHELRTPLVSLNMALELLRRGGNSLSSEEVHEQLETLQSGVTRLNRLVEQMVLLIQLDTGELQKLIQSAGTPGILWEAVQAATNQARAFSHHRRDVEVVYNDGGVTGEIRAEWRTLRHALAELLSNAMAFSPPGEPVLVTQWRDSRSIAISIVDHGPGIPPEMQGDLFRRFKQLEREKHEQQGIGIGLYLARNIIEATGGELILISDTGQGTSVIVRFPLLS